Proteins found in one Pseudoxanthomonas sp. SL93 genomic segment:
- a CDS encoding DUF4031 domain-containing protein: MSVYVDDAVTLWRGRRWAHMMADTLEELHAMAARLGMPRRAFQDKSSGAHYDLTVELREEALRLGAVAISRHRDREQVRAIIRRARAQWSGAGPG, translated from the coding sequence ATGAGCGTGTACGTGGACGACGCAGTGACCTTGTGGCGGGGCCGCCGCTGGGCGCACATGATGGCCGACACGCTGGAGGAACTGCATGCCATGGCCGCACGCCTGGGCATGCCGCGACGCGCGTTCCAGGACAAGTCGAGTGGCGCGCATTACGACCTGACGGTGGAACTGCGCGAAGAAGCGCTGCGCCTGGGGGCCGTCGCGATCTCCCGCCATCGCGACCGCGAGCAGGTGCGCGCGATCATCCGCCGGGCGCGCGCGCAGTGGAGCGGTGCAGGCCCAGGCTAG
- a CDS encoding AraC family transcriptional regulator, producing MPDAAALHDARIHELANLIERSTGKDGLHTTAIPALQFSRLSAPMALPMRGVQEAALCLIVQGAKRAMLADEVYEYDASRFVVASVDLPVTGQVTAASPEAPYLCLVLKLSPATIAELVTEAETANAPLPPPSRGLFLQPSSVEMLDAAIRLVKLLDAPHDIPLLAPLIEREILYRVLCSPQGAMLRHIGIADSQGQRVAKAIHWLRQHYAKPLRIDHIAREVHMSASALHHHFKAVTAMSPLQYQKQLRLQEARRLMLSEVMDAASAGHRVGYESPSQFSREYSRMFGAPPLRDVERLRG from the coding sequence ATGCCTGACGCCGCTGCCCTCCACGACGCCCGCATCCACGAACTGGCCAACCTGATTGAACGATCCACCGGCAAGGACGGCCTGCACACCACCGCGATTCCTGCCCTGCAGTTCTCGCGCCTGAGCGCGCCCATGGCGCTGCCGATGCGCGGCGTGCAGGAGGCCGCGCTGTGCCTGATCGTGCAGGGGGCCAAGCGGGCGATGCTGGCGGACGAAGTCTACGAATACGATGCGAGCCGCTTCGTGGTGGCCTCGGTCGACCTGCCGGTGACCGGCCAGGTGACCGCCGCCTCGCCGGAAGCGCCGTACCTGTGCCTGGTGCTGAAGCTGTCGCCCGCCACCATCGCCGAACTGGTCACCGAAGCCGAAACGGCGAACGCACCGCTGCCGCCGCCTTCGCGCGGGCTGTTCCTGCAACCGAGCAGCGTGGAAATGCTGGACGCCGCGATCCGCCTGGTGAAGCTGCTCGACGCGCCGCACGACATCCCGCTGCTGGCACCGCTGATCGAACGCGAGATCCTCTACCGCGTGCTGTGCAGCCCGCAGGGCGCGATGCTGCGCCACATCGGCATCGCCGACAGCCAGGGCCAGCGCGTGGCGAAAGCGATCCACTGGCTGCGCCAGCACTATGCCAAGCCGCTGCGCATCGACCACATCGCCCGCGAAGTGCACATGAGCGCGTCCGCCCTGCACCATCACTTCAAGGCGGTCACCGCGATGAGTCCGCTGCAGTACCAGAAGCAGCTGCGCCTGCAGGAAGCGCGGCGGCTGATGCTCAGCGAAGTGATGGACGCCGCCAGTGCCGGCCACCGCGTGGGGTACGAAAGCCCGTCGCAGTTCAGCCGCGAGTACAGCCGCATGTTCGGCGCCCCACCCCTGCGCGACGTGGAACGCCTGCGGGGATGA
- a CDS encoding DUF3037 domain-containing protein, protein MHAHDTYDYAVIRVVPRVEREEFINVGIILSCEKTGFLEARIDLDEARVRALDPLLDIESLRRHLDTIPAICRGGEAAAPIGLLPQRARFHWLTAKRSSIIQTSPVHMGRCGDLPATLEHLMDRMVRVKAATRAP, encoded by the coding sequence GTGCACGCGCATGACACCTACGATTATGCGGTGATCCGCGTGGTCCCGCGCGTGGAGCGCGAGGAATTCATCAACGTCGGCATCATCCTGTCGTGCGAGAAGACCGGTTTCCTCGAGGCCCGCATCGACCTGGACGAAGCCCGCGTGCGCGCACTCGATCCACTGCTGGACATCGAGTCGCTGCGCCGCCACCTGGACACTATTCCCGCCATCTGCCGCGGCGGCGAGGCGGCCGCGCCGATCGGCCTGCTGCCGCAGCGCGCCCGCTTCCACTGGCTCACCGCCAAGCGCAGCTCCATCATCCAGACATCGCCCGTGCACATGGGCAGGTGCGGCGACCTGCCCGCCACGCTGGAACACCTGATGGACCGCATGGTGCGGGTGAAGGCCGCGACGCGCGCGCCATGA
- a CDS encoding DUF3016 domain-containing protein yields MKASTLLLTALLGLTAALPGMARQKDVTDPALPRSLPDNGGAVSVSWTDPADFSELKYSGNRWESKRGNWVVTLAEHLRDESAKRLARGQTLQVTITDIERAGRYEPTVRPGLDDIRIVKDIYPPRMTFNFTLKGPDGQVLAEGERKLVDHGFLNGSSISNNDNLRYEKRMIDDWARREFKDTPAVTSTP; encoded by the coding sequence ATGAAAGCTTCCACCCTGCTGTTGACCGCCCTCCTGGGCCTGACGGCTGCATTGCCCGGCATGGCCCGCCAGAAGGACGTGACCGACCCCGCCCTGCCCCGCAGCCTGCCCGACAACGGCGGCGCGGTCAGCGTCAGCTGGACGGACCCCGCCGATTTCAGCGAACTCAAGTACAGCGGCAACCGCTGGGAGTCCAAGCGCGGCAACTGGGTCGTCACCCTGGCCGAACACCTGCGTGACGAGTCCGCCAAGCGCCTCGCGCGTGGCCAGACCCTGCAGGTGACCATCACCGACATCGAACGTGCCGGCCGCTACGAACCCACCGTACGTCCCGGACTGGACGACATCCGCATCGTGAAGGACATCTACCCGCCGCGCATGACCTTCAACTTCACGCTCAAGGGTCCCGACGGCCAGGTGCTGGCCGAAGGCGAGCGCAAGCTGGTCGACCACGGCTTCCTCAACGGCAGCTCGATCAGCAACAACGACAACCTGCGCTACGAGAAGCGCATGATCGACGACTGGGCGCGCCGCGAGTTCAAGGACACGCCGGCGGTGACGTCCACGCCCTGA
- a CDS encoding CorA family divalent cation transporter: MPMLVDTRDASPFSGMPGVLWAYRFHADGHADAVDAGAMAVESLLASCPAHGWMWLHLNLSDARSAQVIAALPLPEDAREALLSHDTHVSLQRDEDTAYGVFVDWQHQRGVELGADAGLRGDDDTGWLHFVLTAGLLVTARRHALRSVEISRRRVNAGARMTSPERLLEAITEQFADAVERATDGLASRLDHIEDRVLADTIGEERRDLALLRHQTVRLHRPLTAMRRVLKQFEQRHAPEGEHELLLAAVSRLTQRFDDLDGDVTTLQERARLLQDEVAAKLAERTNRHLYVLSMITALLLPPSLVAGVFGMNLPGLPFAHSTHGLALALVLGAGSSVAVYLVLRRMGVARST, encoded by the coding sequence ATGCCCATGCTGGTCGACACCCGCGACGCGTCTCCTTTTTCCGGCATGCCCGGCGTGCTGTGGGCCTACCGGTTCCATGCCGACGGCCACGCCGATGCCGTCGATGCCGGGGCGATGGCGGTGGAGTCGCTGTTGGCCTCGTGTCCCGCGCACGGCTGGATGTGGCTGCACCTCAACCTGAGCGATGCCCGCAGCGCACAGGTGATCGCCGCATTGCCCCTGCCCGAGGATGCACGCGAGGCGCTGCTTTCCCACGACACCCATGTCAGCCTGCAACGCGACGAGGACACCGCCTACGGCGTCTTCGTCGACTGGCAGCACCAGCGTGGCGTCGAACTGGGCGCGGACGCCGGCCTGCGCGGCGATGACGACACCGGCTGGCTGCATTTCGTGCTGACCGCCGGGCTGCTGGTCACCGCGCGCCGGCACGCGCTGCGCTCGGTGGAGATCAGCCGGCGCCGGGTGAACGCCGGTGCACGCATGACCTCGCCGGAGCGCCTGCTGGAGGCCATCACGGAACAGTTCGCCGATGCGGTGGAGCGCGCCACCGACGGACTGGCGTCGCGGCTGGACCACATCGAGGACCGCGTGCTTGCCGACACCATCGGCGAGGAGCGTCGCGACCTGGCCCTGCTGCGGCACCAGACGGTGCGCCTGCACCGGCCGCTCACCGCGATGCGGCGCGTGCTGAAGCAGTTCGAGCAGCGCCATGCGCCGGAGGGTGAGCACGAACTTCTGCTGGCCGCCGTGTCGCGACTGACGCAGCGCTTCGACGATCTGGATGGCGACGTCACCACCCTGCAGGAACGCGCGCGGCTGCTGCAGGACGAGGTGGCCGCCAAGCTCGCCGAACGCACCAACCGGCACCTGTACGTGCTGTCGATGATCACCGCCCTGCTGCTGCCGCCCAGCCTGGTGGCCGGCGTGTTCGGCATGAACCTGCCCGGCCTGCCGTTCGCGCACAGCACACATGGACTCGCGCTGGCGCTGGTGCTGGGCGCAGGCTCCAGCGTCGCGGTCTATCTGGTCCTGAGGCGCATGGGCGTGGCGCGTTCCACCTGA
- a CDS encoding HipA family kinase — protein MRTLSATRYVTPLREGGSMPAVVEADDDGLYVLKFRGAGQGPKALVAEVIAGGLAHALQLPMPEIVLLELDAELARTEGDPEIQDLIRASAGLNLGMDYLPGAVNFDPVAEQPEATLASRIVWFDAFISNVDRTARNTNLLMWHRQLRLIDHGAALYFHHGWDGDTTNAARPFPLIRDHVLLRWASRLAVVDAEMAEKLGGDVVRDIVAQVPDAWLQGPDSFGDPATQRAAYVEYLTQRLARRDGFVQEAIRARA, from the coding sequence CTGCGAACGTTGTCCGCCACGCGTTACGTCACCCCGCTGCGCGAAGGCGGCTCGATGCCGGCCGTGGTGGAGGCCGACGACGATGGCCTTTACGTGCTGAAGTTCCGCGGCGCCGGCCAGGGACCGAAGGCGCTGGTGGCGGAGGTGATCGCCGGCGGCCTGGCCCACGCGCTGCAGCTGCCGATGCCGGAGATCGTGCTGCTGGAACTGGATGCGGAACTGGCGCGCACCGAGGGCGACCCCGAGATCCAGGACCTGATCCGCGCCAGCGCCGGCCTCAACCTGGGCATGGACTATCTGCCCGGTGCGGTGAACTTCGATCCGGTGGCCGAGCAGCCGGAGGCGACGCTGGCCTCGCGCATCGTCTGGTTCGATGCCTTCATCAGCAACGTCGACCGCACCGCGCGCAACACCAACCTGTTGATGTGGCACCGCCAACTGCGCCTGATCGATCACGGTGCCGCGCTGTACTTCCACCATGGCTGGGACGGCGACACCACGAACGCCGCGCGCCCGTTCCCGCTGATCCGCGACCACGTGCTGCTGCGCTGGGCGTCGCGCCTGGCCGTAGTGGATGCGGAGATGGCGGAGAAGCTGGGCGGTGACGTGGTCCGCGACATCGTCGCGCAGGTACCCGACGCCTGGCTGCAGGGGCCGGACAGCTTCGGCGACCCGGCCACGCAGCGCGCCGCCTACGTCGAATATCTGACGCAACGGCTGGCACGGCGCGACGGCTTCGTGCAGGAGGCGATCCGTGCACGCGCATGA
- a CDS encoding SDR family oxidoreductase has translation MSGIEGKVIAITGASSGIGEAAARELARRGARVVLGARRADRLEQLAVGIEAAGGVARYRTLDVTRLDDVQAFVDFARAQFGRLDVIVNNAGVMPLSPLAALKIDEWNQMIDVNIRGVLHGIAAVLPVMQAQGGGQVINIASTAGHRVWPSASVYCATKHAVLAISEGLRQEHDNLRVTVVSPGVTTSELAETTSDAGIKAWLEDFRQVAIPAEAIARAIAYAVEQPDDVDVSEIIVRPAASPN, from the coding sequence ATGTCCGGAATCGAAGGAAAAGTCATCGCCATCACCGGTGCCAGCAGCGGCATCGGCGAGGCCGCCGCGCGTGAACTCGCCCGCCGCGGCGCACGCGTTGTCCTGGGCGCGCGCCGTGCCGACCGGCTTGAACAGCTGGCCGTCGGCATCGAAGCCGCGGGCGGCGTGGCCCGCTACCGCACGCTCGACGTCACCCGCCTGGACGACGTGCAGGCGTTCGTCGATTTCGCCCGCGCGCAGTTCGGCCGCCTCGACGTCATCGTCAACAATGCCGGCGTCATGCCGCTGTCGCCGCTGGCCGCGCTGAAGATCGACGAATGGAACCAGATGATCGACGTCAACATCCGCGGCGTGCTGCACGGCATCGCCGCGGTGCTGCCGGTGATGCAGGCGCAGGGTGGCGGACAGGTCATCAACATCGCCTCGACGGCAGGCCACCGCGTGTGGCCCAGCGCCTCGGTCTACTGCGCCACCAAGCACGCGGTGCTGGCCATCTCCGAAGGCCTGCGGCAGGAACACGACAACCTGCGCGTCACCGTGGTGTCGCCGGGCGTGACCACCAGCGAACTGGCCGAAACCACCAGCGATGCCGGCATCAAGGCGTGGCTGGAGGACTTCCGCCAAGTCGCCATTCCCGCCGAGGCCATCGCGCGCGCCATCGCCTACGCGGTGGAACAACCCGACGACGTGGACGTCAGCGAGATCATCGTGCGCCCCGCCGCCAGCCCCAACTGA
- the msrB gene encoding peptide-methionine (R)-S-oxide reductase MsrB, whose translation MSAFDLTPPTDAQRDDLIAGLSDEERRVLLHHGTEAPFCGVFLDNKTDGVYTCRLCGLPLFRSSAKFDSGTGWPSFFKPYDAAHIRYIRDTSHGMIRVEEVCARCGSHLGHVFPDGPPPTGERHCLNSVSLSFTPVGEALPDSLQRGGVEAQPAD comes from the coding sequence ATGAGCGCCTTCGACCTCACCCCACCCACCGACGCGCAGCGCGACGACCTGATCGCCGGCCTCAGCGACGAGGAACGCCGCGTGCTGCTGCACCACGGGACCGAGGCGCCGTTCTGCGGCGTGTTCCTGGACAACAAGACCGACGGCGTCTACACCTGCCGCCTGTGCGGCCTGCCGTTGTTCCGGTCCAGCGCCAAGTTCGATTCCGGTACCGGCTGGCCCAGCTTCTTCAAGCCCTACGACGCCGCCCACATCCGCTACATCCGCGACACCAGCCACGGCATGATCCGGGTGGAGGAAGTCTGCGCCCGTTGCGGCAGCCACCTGGGCCATGTCTTCCCCGATGGCCCGCCGCCTACCGGCGAACGCCACTGCCTCAACTCGGTCTCGCTGAGCTTCACGCCCGTGGGCGAGGCGCTGCCGGACAGCCTGCAGCGTGGTGGCGTCGAGGCGCAGCCCGCCGACTGA
- a CDS encoding aldo/keto reductase yields the protein MEHRYLGASGFRVPVLSFGTGTFGGEGALFSAWGSTDVAQARRMVDLCMDAGLNMFDSADVYSKGAAESILGEAIKGRPRDSLIISTKATFRFGDGENQVGSSRHHLINAVDGALKRLGTDYIDLFQLHGFDARTPAEEVLSTLDTLVKAGKLRYLGVSNFSGWHLMKSLAVSDRHGWSRYVAHQAYYSLVGRDYEWELMPLAADQGVGAVVWSPLGWGRLTGKIRRGQPLPETSRLQSQTANDAGPQVELDYLYDVVDALDEVAQETGKTIPQVALNWLLQRPTVSTVVIGARNEEQLQQNLGAVGWNLTPAQVAKLDAASQRPKPYPYWHQAGFKYRNPTPV from the coding sequence ATGGAGCACCGCTACCTCGGTGCGTCCGGCTTCCGCGTCCCCGTCCTCAGTTTCGGCACCGGCACCTTCGGTGGCGAGGGTGCGCTGTTCAGCGCCTGGGGCAGCACCGATGTCGCCCAGGCACGCCGCATGGTCGACCTGTGCATGGATGCCGGCCTGAACATGTTCGACAGCGCCGACGTCTATTCGAAGGGCGCGGCCGAATCCATCCTGGGCGAGGCCATCAAGGGCCGCCCGCGCGACTCGCTGATCATTTCCACCAAGGCCACCTTCCGGTTCGGCGATGGCGAGAACCAGGTGGGCTCGTCGCGCCATCACCTGATCAACGCCGTCGATGGCGCCCTTAAGCGGCTGGGCACGGACTACATCGACCTGTTCCAGCTGCATGGCTTCGATGCGCGCACGCCCGCCGAGGAAGTGCTTTCCACGCTCGACACGCTGGTGAAGGCGGGCAAGCTCCGCTACCTGGGCGTATCCAATTTCTCCGGCTGGCACCTGATGAAGTCGCTGGCCGTCTCCGATCGCCACGGCTGGTCGCGCTACGTGGCGCACCAGGCTTACTACTCGCTGGTCGGCCGCGACTACGAGTGGGAGCTGATGCCGCTGGCGGCCGACCAGGGCGTAGGCGCCGTAGTCTGGAGTCCGCTGGGCTGGGGTCGCCTGACCGGCAAGATCCGCCGCGGCCAGCCCCTGCCGGAAACCAGCCGCCTGCAGTCGCAGACCGCCAACGACGCCGGTCCGCAGGTGGAACTGGACTATCTCTACGACGTGGTCGATGCGCTGGACGAAGTCGCGCAGGAGACCGGGAAGACCATCCCGCAGGTCGCGCTGAACTGGCTGCTGCAGCGCCCCACCGTCAGCACGGTGGTGATCGGCGCGCGCAACGAGGAGCAGCTGCAGCAGAACCTCGGTGCGGTGGGCTGGAACCTGACGCCCGCGCAGGTGGCGAAGCTGGATGCCGCCAGCCAGCGCCCGAAGCCGTACCCGTACTGGCACCAGGCAGGCTTCAAGTACCGCAATCCGACGCCGGTCTGA